Proteins from a genomic interval of Nautilia sp. PV-1:
- a CDS encoding YcaO-like family protein, whose protein sequence is MYEKLHAFLTRFGLNLRHSVTNPEKNVFLSKLTDYKTGFTSYGKGENEQKALLSAYGEMCERIITRNYFEEYYINNLYPNMHTGEFLNEKLKRHYKTEEMEKEDLIDFNSDSFDILSIPFIEKSTAKTVYFPINILQNLYASNGMAFHFDLNTAYYNAKTEIIERYVKFDVIKYGLPLPKIDHPLNSENIQIYDATLNGKYPVMAASFIEDGEIILSFGCDLNREEAVKKAYLELWQTEMRERGRFNENIEEVKNSFNLYRHFVNLSGDVHVNFLKNPLFKVAKWDFDDLDVFSQEEYIKVYEANPYFALQVIIPGISEVYPVEDMIFNNINQGKLYYRDKILNYEKYPENEIYEIIDELKYSFATEIGALIGVKFNDPVFADDFEFYYKNRKKPEFSEQYINILNLSRKLHEI, encoded by the coding sequence ATGTATGAAAAATTACATGCCTTTTTAACAAGGTTCGGGCTTAATCTCAGACATTCGGTAACAAATCCTGAAAAAAACGTTTTTCTTTCAAAACTGACAGATTATAAAACAGGTTTTACCAGCTACGGCAAAGGAGAAAACGAACAAAAAGCCCTTCTAAGCGCATACGGTGAAATGTGTGAAAGAATAATAACAAGAAACTATTTTGAAGAATACTATATCAACAACCTTTATCCGAATATGCACACAGGTGAATTTTTAAATGAAAAGCTTAAACGCCACTATAAAACGGAAGAAATGGAAAAAGAAGATTTAATCGATTTTAACAGCGACAGTTTTGATATTTTATCAATACCGTTTATTGAAAAATCCACTGCCAAAACCGTCTATTTTCCTATAAACATTCTGCAAAACCTGTATGCGAGCAACGGTATGGCGTTTCATTTTGATTTAAACACGGCATATTACAACGCAAAAACGGAAATTATTGAAAGATACGTAAAATTTGACGTTATAAAATACGGACTGCCGCTGCCTAAAATAGACCACCCTTTAAATTCTGAAAATATACAGATTTACGACGCAACACTAAACGGTAAATATCCTGTAATGGCTGCCAGTTTTATAGAAGACGGAGAAATAATTCTCTCTTTCGGGTGTGATTTGAACAGGGAAGAAGCTGTAAAAAAAGCCTACCTGGAACTATGGCAGACGGAAATGAGGGAAAGAGGCAGATTTAACGAAAATATAGAAGAAGTTAAGAACTCTTTTAATCTTTACAGACATTTTGTCAATTTAAGCGGAGACGTTCATGTCAATTTTTTAAAAAACCCTCTGTTTAAAGTCGCAAAATGGGATTTTGATGATTTGGATGTTTTTTCACAAGAGGAATATATTAAAGTATACGAAGCCAATCCGTATTTTGCCCTGCAGGTTATCATACCGGGAATAAGCGAGGTTTACCCTGTTGAAGATATGATTTTTAACAATATAAACCAGGGAAAACTTTATTACAGGGACAAAATATTAAATTACGAAAAATACCCGGAAAATGAAATATATGAAATAATAGACGAGCTTAAATACTCTTTTGCAACCGAAATAGGAGCATTAATCGGTGTAAAATTTAATGACCCGGTATTTGCCGACGATTTCGAATTTTATTATAAAAACCGTAAAAAGCCGGAATTTTCCGAGCAATATATAAATATACTCAATCTTTCAAGGAAACTTCATGAGATATGA
- the surE gene encoding 5'/3'-nucleotidase SurE, with translation MPKILITNDDSFEAKGLEVLINAVKDLGEVYIVAPATHKSACSHSLTITKPLRFIEIDKNFFKLDDGTPADCVYLAMDKIFKEQKPDIVLSGINHGANMGEDVNYSGTAAGAFEGAVHGIPSIAFSQVLKSYDIPPAEVDWSKAADVARELTKKVLEGKINIPHRQILNVNIPNTKEIKGYKVTKLGYRLYGFDAHKHHNPRGEEYYWIGLHPLKFKEEENSDFFAVKNGYVSITPLKLDITAYETIEELKNINV, from the coding sequence ATGCCAAAAATTTTAATAACAAACGACGATTCTTTTGAAGCGAAAGGACTTGAAGTTTTAATTAACGCCGTAAAAGATTTGGGTGAAGTGTATATCGTGGCTCCGGCTACACATAAAAGCGCATGTTCTCATTCTCTTACGATTACCAAACCTTTAAGATTTATTGAAATAGATAAAAATTTCTTTAAGCTTGATGACGGAACTCCGGCTGACTGCGTTTATCTTGCAATGGATAAAATTTTTAAAGAACAAAAACCCGATATAGTATTAAGCGGAATAAACCACGGCGCGAATATGGGAGAAGATGTAAATTATTCGGGGACTGCCGCCGGCGCTTTTGAAGGAGCCGTTCACGGTATCCCTTCTATAGCATTCTCCCAGGTGCTCAAAAGCTATGACATTCCGCCTGCTGAAGTCGACTGGTCAAAAGCTGCAGACGTTGCAAGAGAGCTTACGAAAAAAGTACTCGAAGGAAAAATAAATATTCCGCACAGGCAGATACTTAACGTAAACATTCCTAACACAAAAGAGATAAAAGGATATAAAGTCACAAAACTCGGATACAGGCTCTACGGATTCGACGCTCACAAACACCATAACCCAAGAGGCGAGGAATATTACTGGATAGGACTGCATCCTTTAAAATTCAAAGAAGAAGAAAACAGCGATTTTTTTGCAGTCAAAAACGGCTACGTTTCTATAACACCTTTAAAACTGGACATTACTGCTTACGAAACAATAGAAGAGTTAAAGAATATAAATGTATGA
- a CDS encoding stationary phase survival protein SurE — MYKKYLRPDISFKILSNYPFYSADIEEDFEKFKQRLSEYDVGVWVNDKWRIENGELRITDLKIFNSLGDELGWEDIVLNYMKSLNTFMREQIGVCIDKSIPRTIDNELTYLIIQRKNKKEFSDMFFVAVDGEVIFPMINKEFDINLAIIKLAEWKNRASIKNLIKFQN; from the coding sequence ATGTATAAAAAATATCTGCGTCCCGATATATCTTTTAAAATTTTATCAAATTACCCGTTTTATTCAGCCGATATTGAAGAAGATTTTGAAAAGTTCAAACAAAGACTTTCCGAATATGACGTGGGAGTGTGGGTTAATGATAAATGGAGAATTGAGAATGGAGAACTTAGAATTACTGATTTAAAAATTTTCAACTCATTAGGTGATGAACTCGGCTGGGAAGATATCGTCTTAAATTATATGAAATCGCTTAATACGTTTATGAGAGAACAAATAGGTGTCTGCATAGATAAAAGTATTCCCAGAACTATAGACAATGAACTTACATATCTTATAATTCAGAGAAAAAATAAAAAAGAATTCAGCGACATGTTTTTTGTCGCAGTTGACGGGGAAGTGATTTTTCCTATGATAAACAAGGAGTTTGACATAAATTTAGCTATAATTAAATTAGCCGAATGGAAAAACAGGGCAAGTATAAAAAATTTGATAAAATTCCAAAATTAA
- the gpmA gene encoding 2,3-diphosphoglycerate-dependent phosphoglycerate mutase: MAKLVLVRHGKSEWNKQNRFTGWVDVDLAPEGIEEAKKAGKRLKEAGLSFDICFSSYLKRAIKTGIIILEELDLLWLDHIKDWRFNERFYGALTGLNKDEVKAEVGEEKFLLYRRSYDVPPPPLSENDPRHPRFDPKYKNFPQELLPSTESLKDNQIRAMQAFHERVAPLLVEGKDVLITAHGNTIRGMVKELDGISDEDIPKFEIATGIPRIYEFDKALHIQKVYNLD; the protein is encoded by the coding sequence ATGGCAAAACTTGTATTAGTCAGACACGGAAAAAGCGAATGGAACAAACAAAACAGATTTACGGGGTGGGTTGACGTTGACCTGGCTCCCGAAGGTATAGAAGAAGCCAAAAAAGCCGGTAAAAGATTAAAAGAAGCCGGTTTGAGTTTTGATATATGTTTTTCTTCATATCTTAAAAGGGCGATTAAAACAGGGATTATTATTTTAGAAGAACTTGATCTGCTGTGGCTTGATCATATAAAAGACTGGAGATTTAACGAAAGGTTTTACGGTGCTCTTACCGGGCTTAACAAAGATGAAGTAAAAGCTGAAGTGGGTGAAGAAAAATTTCTTCTTTACAGAAGAAGCTATGACGTTCCGCCTCCGCCGCTAAGCGAGAACGATCCTAGACATCCTAGATTTGATCCTAAATATAAAAACTTTCCTCAGGAACTGCTTCCTAGTACCGAAAGTCTAAAAGACAATCAGATAAGAGCAATGCAGGCGTTTCATGAAAGAGTGGCTCCTCTTTTGGTAGAAGGAAAAGACGTATTAATTACAGCTCACGGAAATACGATAAGAGGGATGGTTAAAGAGCTTGACGGAATCAGTGATGAAGATATTCCTAAATTCGAAATCGCTACGGGTATTCCAAGAATTTATGAATTCGACAAGGCCCTTCATATACAGAAAGTCTATAATTTAGACTAA
- the fetB gene encoding iron export ABC transporter permease subunit FetB, protein MQISLVGFSFILILIPLIISYKFRIGIEKELLINSLRAFLQLTALGFVLGFIFKITNPVYYIPIVLAMLLYSAYIAKKRSEFSFKAAFWSLTLSTVIILTILIVFKIISLKPNEFIPIAGMIIGNSLNTYTLTIERIRRELELQKELIEAFIAIGANIKEALKIMQRQAIKAALIPVNNMLQTIGVVAIPGITTGMLLAGASPLEAVSYQIVIIYMLVSINLFSALFGSMFFINQKVL, encoded by the coding sequence ATGCAGATCAGTCTTGTCGGCTTTAGTTTTATTCTTATTTTAATCCCGTTAATAATTTCATACAAATTCAGAATAGGTATAGAAAAAGAACTCTTAATAAATTCTCTAAGAGCGTTTTTACAACTCACCGCTTTAGGTTTTGTTTTAGGTTTTATTTTTAAAATCACAAATCCTGTTTATTATATTCCTATAGTGCTGGCAATGCTTTTATATTCCGCTTATATAGCCAAAAAAAGAAGCGAATTCAGTTTTAAAGCGGCTTTTTGGTCGTTAACTCTCAGCACGGTTATTATATTGACGATACTTATAGTTTTTAAAATAATTTCTCTTAAACCAAACGAGTTTATACCCATTGCCGGAATGATTATAGGCAATTCTTTAAACACATACACGCTTACAATAGAAAGAATAAGACGCGAACTAGAACTTCAAAAAGAGCTTATTGAAGCATTTATCGCCATAGGAGCCAATATAAAAGAAGCTTTGAAAATAATGCAGCGCCAGGCTATAAAAGCCGCACTTATACCGGTTAACAACATGCTTCAGACGATTGGAGTTGTGGCAATTCCGGGTATTACAACAGGTATGCTGCTCGCAGGTGCCAGTCCTTTGGAAGCCGTAAGTTATCAGATAGTCATTATTTATATGTTAGTTAGTATCAATCTGTTCAGTGCGCTTTTCGGAAGTATGTTCTTTATTAACCAAAAAGTGCTATAA
- the hisD gene encoding histidinol dehydrogenase, whose product MKIIKTTSSEFEKEFNEILTRGKMDIENVEGIVKNIINEVKTEGNIALFRHISKFDKWSPETDRELEISEEEMKNAYENLDDKLKSALHLAFDRIKSYHEKQMPKTWLTFEDNGTVLGQKVTPVDRAGVYVPGGKAFYPSSLLMNVIPAIVAGVKEIVVTTPVIENKPNKLLLGALYICGCPKTFKVGGASAIAAMAYGTETVPKVDVITGPGNIFVATAKKLVYGEVNIDMIAGPSEIGIIADKTAKPNYMAIDLLSQAEHDEMASSIMITDSEELALKTKDEVYRFLAELEREEIARKSIEERGAIIIAGSIEEAIDLMNEIAPEHLEIVTANPFDLLPKIKHAGAIFLGENTPEPIGDYIAGPNHTLPTGGTAKFYSPLNVEIFMKKSSIISFSRDAIKEMGEECALLAHTEGLTAHEKSVLERLK is encoded by the coding sequence ATGAAAATTATAAAAACAACTTCTTCAGAGTTTGAAAAAGAGTTTAACGAAATATTAACACGCGGTAAAATGGATATTGAAAATGTTGAGGGAATAGTTAAAAATATAATAAACGAAGTTAAAACAGAAGGCAACATTGCTCTCTTCAGACATATATCAAAATTTGACAAATGGTCTCCCGAAACGGATAGAGAACTTGAAATCTCTGAAGAAGAGATGAAAAACGCATACGAAAACTTAGATGATAAATTAAAAAGTGCTCTTCACCTGGCATTTGACAGGATAAAATCGTATCATGAAAAACAGATGCCCAAAACATGGCTGACTTTTGAAGACAACGGCACGGTATTGGGTCAGAAAGTCACACCGGTTGACAGAGCTGGAGTGTATGTTCCCGGAGGTAAGGCTTTTTATCCGAGTTCTCTTTTGATGAATGTTATACCGGCTATTGTAGCTGGTGTAAAAGAGATAGTGGTAACTACGCCCGTTATTGAAAACAAACCGAATAAACTGCTTTTAGGCGCGTTATATATATGCGGATGCCCTAAAACATTTAAAGTCGGAGGAGCCAGCGCCATAGCAGCAATGGCTTACGGAACCGAAACAGTTCCTAAAGTGGATGTAATTACTGGTCCCGGTAATATATTTGTAGCAACGGCCAAAAAACTTGTTTACGGGGAAGTTAATATAGATATGATTGCTGGACCTAGCGAAATAGGTATTATTGCCGATAAAACCGCTAAACCGAATTATATGGCTATAGATCTTCTTTCACAGGCCGAGCATGATGAAATGGCAAGTTCTATAATGATTACAGATTCTGAAGAGCTGGCTTTAAAAACAAAAGATGAGGTGTACAGGTTTTTAGCAGAACTTGAAAGAGAGGAAATAGCGAGAAAATCTATAGAAGAAAGGGGAGCAATAATAATAGCCGGATCAATAGAAGAAGCAATTGATCTTATGAATGAAATTGCCCCTGAACATTTGGAAATAGTTACTGCTAATCCTTTTGATCTTCTTCCGAAAATAAAACACGCCGGTGCCATATTTTTAGGAGAAAATACTCCGGAACCTATCGGGGATTACATAGCGGGGCCTAACCACACCCTTCCGACCGGCGGTACGGCTAAATTTTATTCTCCTTTGAATGTTGAAATATTTATGAAAAAATCATCTATTATTTCATTCAGCAGGGATGCGATAAAAGAAATGGGAGAAGAATGTGCGCTGCTTGCCCATACCGAAGGACTTACCGCACATGAAAAATCAGTTTTAGAAAGACTTAAATAA
- the rpsO gene encoding 30S ribosomal protein S15 translates to MALDSAKKREIIAKFGNDEKDTGSPAVQIALLTERINEINEHLQTHKHDHSSRLGLLKLVGQRKRLMRYLKRKDHDKYLEVITALNLRDRV, encoded by the coding sequence ATGGCTTTGGATTCGGCGAAAAAAAGAGAAATTATCGCTAAATTCGGAAATGATGAAAAAGATACTGGAAGTCCTGCGGTTCAAATCGCATTATTGACTGAAAGAATCAATGAAATCAACGAACATTTACAAACACACAAACACGATCACTCAAGCAGATTAGGTTTACTTAAATTAGTTGGACAAAGAAAAAGATTAATGAGATACTTAAAAAGAAAAGATCACGACAAATATCTTGAAGTGATTACAGCTCTTAATCTTAGAGATAGAGTTTAA
- a CDS encoding sensor histidine kinase, producing the protein MRILITVLFLVMSLFAKNVLILNSYSIQLAWTKGELEGILKTLRGKKDLKKYIEFMDTKIFRPNPIRMYNYYNYLNNKYKGIKFDIIITTDDNALNFVRKYKNDGLFKNAKVFFCGVNNLSLADILDKYIYTGVFEKKEPLENLKFAEKIKKDLKYVYIVSDASISGTLVVKQYLNAFKHIKNIKFIVINTKDLNEVLNKLKNYHKNSVMMLLTPSSYHLNGKHVNYVIASQMISKVYNDPIIVHTDIFVNIPNTNIVGGKVTDAFSQGEEVAKKVLEYLQGVPIEHIPYTFEKANKMYLNVKNLEKFGIDAYSLGYKNAIYVNKPTTFWEIYKEWIVTFIAVIGVILIFLIVLAFKNRKLRQYNEKIRELNQSLEYRVQKAVDEISKKDQILAHQTRLAAMGEMIGAIAHQWRQPLNTLAINLQLLPEYVEEHGCDEDALDEFVEKNMKTIFFMSSTIDDFRNFFKDDNKKTLFSIKVALEDTLKLINEQLKSKNIEVKINGDDFKVYGSKTQFQQVLLNLISNAKDAIEENGVQKGEIEIVIDSKNKTVSIKDNGGGIDEKIMYKIFDPYFTTKEVKGSGIGLYMSKTIIEKYFNGKLEASNAKNGAIFTIKFN; encoded by the coding sequence ATGAGAATATTAATTACCGTTTTATTTTTAGTAATGTCGCTTTTTGCAAAAAACGTACTGATTTTAAACTCATATTCCATACAGCTTGCCTGGACTAAAGGAGAGCTTGAAGGTATTCTTAAAACCCTTAGGGGTAAAAAAGACTTAAAAAAATATATAGAATTTATGGATACAAAAATCTTCAGACCTAATCCGATAAGAATGTATAATTATTACAATTATTTAAATAATAAATACAAAGGTATCAAATTCGATATTATCATAACGACCGACGACAATGCATTAAATTTCGTAAGAAAATACAAAAACGACGGTCTTTTTAAAAATGCCAAAGTTTTCTTTTGCGGAGTAAACAACCTTAGTCTTGCGGACATATTGGACAAATACATATATACCGGTGTATTTGAAAAAAAAGAGCCTCTTGAAAATCTAAAATTTGCAGAAAAAATAAAAAAAGATCTAAAATACGTATATATCGTATCTGACGCATCCATTTCAGGTACACTGGTTGTAAAACAGTATCTAAATGCTTTTAAACACATTAAAAATATCAAATTTATAGTTATAAACACAAAAGACCTGAACGAAGTTTTAAATAAACTGAAAAACTATCATAAAAATTCAGTAATGATGCTTTTAACTCCTTCAAGCTATCATTTAAACGGCAAACATGTAAATTATGTCATAGCATCCCAGATGATATCAAAGGTTTACAATGATCCGATAATTGTTCATACAGATATATTCGTAAATATTCCTAATACGAATATCGTAGGCGGTAAAGTTACTGATGCCTTTTCACAGGGTGAAGAAGTGGCTAAAAAAGTGCTTGAATATCTTCAGGGCGTTCCGATTGAACACATTCCTTATACATTCGAAAAAGCAAATAAAATGTATTTAAACGTAAAGAATCTGGAAAAATTCGGAATAGACGCTTATTCGCTCGGTTACAAAAACGCAATATATGTAAATAAGCCTACTACTTTCTGGGAGATATACAAAGAGTGGATTGTTACGTTTATCGCTGTTATTGGTGTGATTTTAATATTTTTGATTGTATTGGCGTTTAAAAACAGAAAATTAAGACAGTACAACGAAAAGATAAGAGAATTAAACCAGTCATTGGAATACAGAGTTCAAAAAGCTGTTGATGAAATATCAAAAAAAGATCAGATACTTGCACACCAGACGAGACTTGCCGCAATGGGTGAAATGATCGGCGCCATCGCCCACCAGTGGAGACAGCCGCTTAATACGCTGGCCATAAATCTTCAGCTGCTTCCCGAATATGTGGAAGAACACGGATGTGATGAAGACGCACTTGACGAATTCGTGGAAAAAAACATGAAAACAATATTTTTTATGAGTTCTACTATTGATGATTTCAGAAATTTCTTTAAAGATGACAATAAAAAAACTCTATTTAGCATAAAAGTTGCGCTTGAAGATACGTTAAAATTAATTAACGAACAGCTGAAATCAAAAAATATAGAAGTAAAAATAAACGGGGACGATTTTAAAGTATACGGAAGTAAAACGCAGTTTCAGCAGGTACTGCTGAATTTAATTTCCAACGCAAAAGACGCAATTGAAGAAAACGGTGTTCAAAAAGGTGAAATTGAAATTGTTATTGATTCAAAAAACAAAACAGTATCTATAAAAGACAACGGCGGAGGAATTGACGAAAAAATTATGTATAAAATTTTTGATCCTTATTTTACGACAAAAGAGGTAAAAGGAAGCGGGATAGGGCTATATATGTCAAAAACAATTATTGAAAAATATTTTAACGGCAAACTTGAAGCTTCAAATGCAAAAAACGGTGCAATTTTTACAATAAAGTTTAACTAA
- a CDS encoding Rrf2 family transcriptional regulator: MLFTKSTAYTLHALVELSKFDKPVDVTHLAEITELPKPFLAKLLQTLSRKGFVKSFKGIHGGFILARDPKEIKIIDIFRVMEDKNSLVFYCSSDPKDCMRGRASICSIRPFFSFLEDEFLKIIQHYTLDDVIRMKSDK, translated from the coding sequence TTGCTGTTTACTAAATCTACCGCATATACATTACACGCACTGGTTGAACTGTCAAAATTCGACAAACCGGTTGATGTTACACACTTGGCTGAAATTACAGAATTACCAAAACCTTTTTTGGCAAAACTTTTACAGACACTTTCTAGAAAAGGTTTTGTTAAATCTTTTAAAGGTATACACGGAGGATTTATTTTAGCCAGAGATCCTAAAGAAATTAAAATTATAGATATCTTTAGAGTTATGGAAGATAAAAATTCTCTTGTGTTTTATTGCTCCAGTGATCCTAAAGACTGTATGAGGGGAAGGGCAAGCATATGTTCTATCAGACCTTTCTTTTCTTTTCTTGAAGACGAATTTTTAAAAATAATACAGCATTATACGCTAGACGACGTAATAAGGATGAAATCTGATAAATAA
- the flhA gene encoding flagellar biosynthesis protein FlhA produces MINKVKNSLKVFSEITDLGVVAFVFAILLIIIVPLPSGILDFFLTISLSVGVLILLLSLYIPKPTDFTTFPTIILIVTLYRLSLNVATTRMILSKGYEGPDAVSKIITAFGNFVVGGNYVIGIIVFIILVIINFMVITQGSTRVAEVAARFTLDAMPGKQMAIDADLNAGLIDEAEAKRRRAELIQEANFYGAMDGASKFVKGDAIAGIIITLVNIIAGFMIGVFQQGMDLAQAASTYTILTVGDGLVGQIPALMVSTATGIIITRATKDETNFAEGVIKQLIRDYKVVIIVGTILFFMAFIPGFPTGSMIFVGSVFLITGYLMMESEKGVDPIQSLIAKFKKKSPPKPKTQKEKEAAKEEEQKPKKSPEELAKEEEKVLEDILKVELLELDIGYQLIKIADPNQGGDLLDRIKTMRKKIAQDFGFLVPQIRIKDNLHLKPTEYQILLKGVEVAKGEIFPDKYLAMSTPMVIEEIEGEKVKEPAFGIDAIWIDEEKKEEALMNGYTVVDASTVIVTHISEIIKKYAEELLTRQDVQALLDRVKKDFPAIVDDAMKVANIGLIQRVLKALLHEKIPIKDMITILETIADIAEYTKNIDVIVEHVRSSLSRVITKLYESEDGTLKLITFDTQTEQYLMNKLQQQGEQKQFILTVAEMNKLVEEISNAAAEILNKGIAPVVLIVDPLIRKPLAEILERFGVDVVVLSHAEIDPNAKFEVLGSVSINFNSKEG; encoded by the coding sequence CTGATAAATAAAGTTAAAAACTCATTAAAAGTATTTAGCGAAATTACCGATTTAGGTGTTGTTGCATTTGTTTTTGCAATACTCTTAATCATTATAGTACCGCTTCCTAGCGGTATACTCGATTTTTTCTTAACTATTTCATTATCTGTGGGCGTACTTATACTGTTATTAAGTTTATATATTCCAAAACCTACTGATTTCACAACGTTTCCGACTATTATATTAATTGTTACGTTATACAGGCTTTCGTTGAACGTGGCAACAACAAGAATGATTTTGTCTAAAGGTTACGAAGGACCCGACGCCGTGTCGAAAATTATTACGGCATTCGGTAATTTCGTTGTGGGAGGAAACTACGTAATCGGAATTATAGTTTTTATTATTCTGGTGATTATCAATTTTATGGTTATTACACAGGGTTCTACCAGGGTTGCCGAAGTTGCTGCAAGATTTACACTCGATGCAATGCCGGGTAAACAGATGGCGATAGACGCGGATTTAAACGCAGGACTAATAGACGAGGCGGAAGCTAAAAGAAGAAGAGCGGAGCTTATCCAGGAAGCCAACTTTTACGGGGCGATGGACGGTGCCAGCAAATTCGTAAAAGGTGACGCAATCGCAGGTATTATTATTACACTTGTAAATATTATCGCCGGATTTATGATCGGTGTATTCCAGCAGGGAATGGATTTGGCCCAGGCGGCGTCAACATATACGATATTAACCGTAGGTGACGGTCTTGTGGGACAGATACCCGCATTAATGGTGTCTACCGCTACCGGTATTATCATTACGCGTGCTACAAAAGATGAAACAAATTTTGCCGAAGGTGTTATCAAGCAGCTTATCAGAGATTATAAGGTAGTGATAATAGTAGGCACTATTCTCTTTTTTATGGCATTTATCCCAGGATTTCCTACTGGAAGCATGATTTTTGTGGGTTCTGTGTTTTTAATTACCGGTTATTTAATGATGGAAAGCGAAAAAGGTGTCGATCCGATTCAGTCCTTAATTGCCAAATTTAAGAAAAAATCACCTCCTAAACCTAAAACTCAAAAAGAAAAAGAAGCCGCCAAAGAAGAAGAGCAAAAACCTAAAAAGTCTCCTGAAGAGCTCGCAAAAGAAGAAGAAAAAGTGCTTGAAGATATACTAAAAGTGGAACTTTTGGAGCTTGATATCGGATATCAGCTTATAAAAATAGCCGATCCGAACCAGGGAGGAGACCTTCTTGACAGAATAAAAACAATGCGTAAAAAAATTGCCCAGGATTTCGGATTTTTAGTTCCTCAAATCAGAATTAAAGACAATCTGCATTTAAAACCTACGGAGTATCAGATACTTCTTAAAGGCGTAGAAGTCGCAAAAGGAGAGATTTTCCCTGACAAATATCTGGCAATGTCAACGCCTATGGTTATTGAAGAGATAGAGGGCGAAAAAGTAAAAGAGCCGGCATTCGGAATAGACGCTATCTGGATAGACGAAGAGAAAAAAGAAGAAGCTTTAATGAACGGTTACACCGTTGTTGACGCGTCAACCGTAATAGTTACCCATATAAGCGAAATAATTAAAAAATATGCCGAAGAGCTGCTAACCAGACAGGATGTACAGGCCCTGCTTGACAGAGTAAAAAAAGATTTCCCGGCTATTGTTGACGACGCAATGAAAGTAGCAAACATTGGTCTTATTCAAAGGGTTTTAAAAGCTCTTTTACATGAAAAAATCCCTATTAAAGATATGATTACGATACTTGAAACGATCGCGGACATTGCCGAATACACTAAAAACATAGACGTAATAGTAGAACATGTAAGAAGCTCACTGAGCCGTGTAATAACCAAGCTTTATGAAAGTGAAGACGGCACACTTAAACTGATAACGTTTGACACTCAGACAGAACAGTATCTGATGAACAAACTTCAGCAGCAGGGTGAGCAGAAACAGTTTATTCTGACCGTGGCGGAAATGAATAAGCTGGTTGAAGAAATAAGCAACGCCGCTGCAGAAATACTTAATAAAGGCATTGCTCCTGTCGTACTAATCGTGGATCCGTTAATAAGAAAACCTCTTGCAGAGATTCTTGAAAGATTCGGTGTTGACGTAGTGGTGCTCTCACACGCGGAAATAGATCCTAACGCCAAATTTGAAGTATTAGGCAGCGTTTCTATAAATTTTAACTCCAAAGAGGGTTAA